The following proteins come from a genomic window of Corynebacterium hansenii:
- a CDS encoding acyl-CoA thioesterase produces the protein MPDIREVLDLERIDRDIYRGPVIESVLQRTFGGQVAGQALAAATRTVDSEFTVHSLHAYFVGPGRPHIPTTYLVDRIRDGRSFVHRHVRAVQDGRTIFMMQASFHRRGDSGIEHSDRMRDVPDPEDVPVDVSKMSRGRRLLFQEWSDWDIRVVPPELYSQNPYTPSQQVVWFRAKEELPDDDTFHVSTLAYMSDMTLLSSAKVPHPGVKVQEASLDHAMWFLRPFRADEWLLYDQVSPSAHAGRALTHGRIFNRAGDLVAVVTQEGLTRHLPPGMQPVPFTPASRSRLGENID, from the coding sequence ATGCCTGACATCCGCGAAGTGCTCGACCTCGAGCGCATCGACCGCGACATCTACCGCGGCCCCGTCATCGAATCGGTTCTGCAGCGCACGTTCGGCGGCCAAGTCGCCGGGCAGGCCCTGGCGGCGGCGACGCGGACGGTCGATTCCGAGTTCACCGTCCATTCGCTGCACGCCTACTTCGTCGGCCCCGGGCGCCCGCACATCCCCACGACGTATCTGGTCGACCGCATCCGCGATGGGCGGTCCTTCGTCCACCGCCACGTGCGCGCCGTGCAGGACGGCCGGACCATCTTCATGATGCAGGCCAGTTTCCACCGCCGGGGCGATTCCGGCATCGAGCATTCGGACAGGATGCGCGACGTCCCCGATCCCGAGGACGTGCCGGTCGACGTGTCCAAGATGTCCCGCGGGCGCCGCCTCCTTTTCCAGGAGTGGTCGGACTGGGACATCCGCGTGGTCCCGCCGGAGCTGTACTCGCAGAACCCGTACACGCCGTCGCAGCAGGTCGTCTGGTTCCGGGCCAAGGAGGAGCTGCCCGACGACGACACGTTCCACGTGTCCACGCTGGCGTACATGTCGGACATGACGTTGCTGTCGTCGGCGAAGGTCCCGCACCCGGGCGTGAAGGTCCAGGAGGCGAGCCTCGACCACGCGATGTGGTTCCTGCGGCCGTTCCGCGCCGACGAGTGGCTGCTCTACGACCAGGTGTCTCCCTCGGCCCACGCCGGTCGCGCGCTGACCCATGGGCGGATCTTCAACAGAGCCGGCGATCTCGTCGCCGTCGTCACGCAGGAGGGCCTGACCCGCCACCTGCCGCCCGGCATGCAGCCGGTGCCGTTCACCCCCGCGTCGCGGTCGAGGCTGGGGGAGAACATTGACTGA
- the pdxT gene encoding pyridoxal 5'-phosphate synthase glutaminase subunit PdxT, giving the protein MTDAANVAGAGPVVGVLALQGGVVEHERVLDELGVAHRKVRLPEHLDGLSAVILPGGESTTMSKLMRFNGLLGPLSDALRDGLPAFGTCAGMILLASTVLDTREDAVQLGALDATVRRNAFGRQVDSFETDLAFAGIDGPVPATFIRAPWVESVGDGVEVLATVPEGPAAGAIVAVRDGSVMATSFHPEVDGDVRAHRLFLRECAGLEVG; this is encoded by the coding sequence TTGACTGACGCCGCGAATGTCGCGGGGGCGGGTCCGGTCGTCGGCGTGCTGGCGCTGCAGGGCGGCGTCGTCGAGCACGAGCGCGTCCTCGACGAACTCGGCGTGGCGCACCGCAAGGTCCGCCTGCCGGAGCATCTCGACGGCCTGTCCGCGGTGATTCTGCCGGGCGGGGAGTCGACGACCATGTCCAAGCTCATGCGGTTCAACGGCCTGCTCGGGCCGCTTTCCGACGCCCTCCGGGACGGGCTCCCCGCATTCGGCACGTGCGCCGGGATGATCCTTCTGGCGTCGACGGTGCTGGATACCCGGGAAGACGCGGTGCAGCTCGGCGCGCTCGACGCGACGGTGCGGCGCAACGCCTTCGGCCGACAGGTGGATTCCTTCGAGACGGACCTGGCCTTCGCGGGCATCGACGGCCCCGTGCCCGCGACGTTCATCCGCGCGCCGTGGGTCGAGTCCGTCGGCGACGGCGTCGAGGTGCTGGCCACGGTGCCGGAGGGCCCGGCGGCCGGCGCGATCGTCGCCGTGCGCGATGGCTCGGTGATGGCCACCAGCTTCCACCCGGAGGTCGACGGCGACGTCCGCGCCCACCGCCTGTTCCTGCGGGAGTGCGCCGGCCTCGAGGTGGGATGA
- a CDS encoding YebC/PmpR family DNA-binding transcriptional regulator, protein MAGHSKWATTKHKKAANDAKRGKEFAKLIKNIEVAARTGGGDPSANPTLDDMIRKAKKASVPNDNIERARKRGSGEEAGGADWETIVYEGYAPGGVAVIVECLTDNRNRAASDVRSAFNKQNGNMGDSGSVAYMFERKGVVIVPKGGDAGLTEDDLLMAVLDAGAEEVNDLGENFEVVSAFTDLMAVRTALVDAGIEYDSAEQDYRAATEVALDADGAKKFLRLVDALEDSDDVQNVYSNADISDEVLAELDA, encoded by the coding sequence ATGGCGGGCCATTCCAAGTGGGCGACCACCAAGCACAAGAAGGCGGCCAACGATGCCAAGCGCGGCAAGGAATTTGCCAAGCTGATCAAGAACATCGAGGTCGCGGCGCGCACCGGCGGTGGTGACCCCTCGGCGAACCCGACGCTGGACGACATGATCCGCAAGGCCAAGAAGGCCTCGGTCCCCAACGACAACATCGAGCGCGCCCGCAAGCGCGGCTCCGGCGAGGAAGCCGGCGGCGCGGACTGGGAGACCATCGTCTACGAGGGCTACGCCCCGGGCGGCGTGGCCGTCATCGTGGAGTGCCTGACGGACAACCGCAACCGCGCGGCGTCCGACGTGCGTTCGGCGTTCAACAAGCAGAACGGCAACATGGGCGACTCGGGTTCGGTGGCGTACATGTTCGAGCGCAAGGGCGTCGTGATCGTCCCCAAGGGCGGCGACGCCGGGCTGACCGAGGATGACCTGCTCATGGCCGTCCTCGACGCCGGCGCGGAGGAGGTCAACGACCTGGGCGAGAACTTCGAGGTCGTCAGCGCATTCACCGACCTGATGGCCGTGCGCACGGCTCTGGTCGACGCGGGCATCGAATACGACTCCGCGGAGCAGGATTACCGCGCGGCCACGGAGGTCGCCCTGGACGCCGACGGCGCGAAGAAGTTCCTGCGCCTGGTCGACGCCCTGGAGGATTCCGACGACGTGCAGAACGTGTACTCCAACGCCGACATTTCCGACGAGGTCCTCGCGGAGCTGGACGCCTAG
- a CDS encoding aminoglycoside phosphotransferase family protein, protein MNSPTPGRDVLDAVRTAFPELAWERADFPEQGLDHHVAVLSGVSGVPGASDPTVVARLAIAPGVVGRADLEAGVLAAIAERAPARVPRALATDGGSLTLATHVAGYPLTEEVWDSLDDGPREALAADLAGTLDVVHHLGDDAPSMPDVGASWFPVKHQKLTRTVDEHVLPILGARDADAARAIMAEAGATFIDEPVPPRLIHGDLHETHLRWDGDRRRGRLGLIDFSDMTLADPAIDVAHLAGISPELHARVISDLAAADPDLERRAAIYSRWDAVFLMADHLTTGRTPETTARALFGRALESARGRRAPWVR, encoded by the coding sequence GTGAATTCCCCGACCCCCGGCCGCGACGTCCTCGACGCGGTCCGCACCGCCTTCCCCGAATTGGCGTGGGAGCGCGCCGATTTCCCCGAGCAGGGCCTCGACCACCACGTCGCGGTCCTGTCCGGGGTTTCCGGCGTTCCTGGCGCGTCCGACCCCACCGTCGTCGCCCGCCTGGCCATCGCCCCCGGCGTCGTCGGGCGCGCCGACCTGGAGGCCGGGGTGCTAGCCGCGATCGCGGAGCGGGCGCCCGCCCGGGTGCCGCGCGCATTGGCCACCGACGGCGGCAGCCTGACGCTGGCCACGCACGTCGCCGGGTACCCGTTGACGGAGGAGGTCTGGGACTCGCTTGACGACGGCCCACGGGAAGCCCTCGCGGCGGATCTCGCGGGGACGCTCGACGTCGTGCACCATCTGGGCGACGACGCACCCTCCATGCCCGACGTAGGGGCTTCATGGTTCCCGGTCAAGCACCAAAAGTTGACCCGCACGGTCGACGAGCACGTCCTGCCGATCCTCGGCGCCCGCGATGCGGACGCGGCCCGCGCGATCATGGCGGAGGCCGGGGCCACGTTCATCGATGAGCCGGTGCCGCCGCGGCTGATCCACGGCGACCTGCACGAAACGCACCTGAGGTGGGACGGTGACCGCCGCCGGGGCCGGCTCGGCCTCATCGACTTCTCCGACATGACCCTGGCCGACCCCGCCATCGACGTCGCCCATCTGGCGGGCATCTCCCCCGAGTTGCACGCACGCGTGATTTCCGACCTCGCCGCCGCCGACCCCGACCTGGAGCGCCGCGCCGCGATCTACTCGCGGTGGGACGCGGTGTTCCTCATGGCCGACCACCTGACCACCGGAAGAACCCCGGAAACGACTGCGCGCGCCCTGTTCGGGCGCGCGCTGGAGTCGGCGCGGGGGCGTCGGGCGCCCTGGGTGCGCTGA
- a CDS encoding DUF3817 domain-containing protein has translation MDTPKTLYRKLAQAEMVTWTILIIGIILKYAADMPLATTIGGSIHGFVFLSYGAVTILVWINQGWSTGRGILGLASTIIPYMTVPFERSTERAGKLDGPWRFRDTDETPRTLPEKILAPVVRNPLAAAVAIVAGVAVVFALLLNAGPPTEWFA, from the coding sequence ATGGACACGCCCAAAACCCTGTACCGGAAGCTCGCCCAGGCCGAGATGGTCACCTGGACCATCCTCATCATCGGCATCATCCTGAAGTATGCCGCCGACATGCCGCTGGCCACCACCATCGGCGGCTCGATCCACGGGTTCGTGTTCCTGTCCTACGGCGCCGTGACCATCCTCGTGTGGATCAACCAGGGCTGGTCCACCGGCCGCGGCATCCTGGGCCTCGCCTCGACGATCATCCCCTACATGACGGTGCCCTTCGAGCGCTCCACCGAGCGCGCCGGCAAGCTCGACGGCCCGTGGCGCTTCCGCGACACCGACGAGACCCCGCGCACGCTCCCGGAGAAGATCCTCGCCCCCGTGGTGCGCAACCCGCTGGCCGCCGCGGTGGCCATCGTCGCCGGCGTCGCCGTCGTCTTCGCGCTGCTGCTCAACGCCGGCCCGCCGACCGAGTGGTTCGCCTGA
- the ruvC gene encoding crossover junction endodeoxyribonuclease RuvC encodes MGIDPGLTRCGLSVADGGRGRAVTPVAVGVARTPADVELPERLLRLSNAAEEWMDRYEPDVVAIERIFERGNVSTVMQTAHGVGVLMLAAARRGLPVHMYTPSEVKKALTGNGRADKAQMTTMVTRILGLSEPPKPADAADALALAICHCWRAPLLARAKEALR; translated from the coding sequence ATGGGGATCGATCCGGGTTTGACGCGGTGCGGTCTGTCGGTCGCGGATGGCGGCCGGGGCCGGGCCGTGACCCCGGTGGCCGTCGGCGTGGCCCGCACGCCGGCCGACGTCGAGCTGCCCGAGCGGCTGCTGCGGTTGTCCAATGCCGCCGAGGAATGGATGGACCGGTACGAGCCGGACGTGGTGGCCATCGAGCGGATCTTCGAGCGCGGCAACGTGTCCACCGTCATGCAGACGGCGCACGGGGTCGGCGTGCTCATGCTCGCCGCGGCCCGGCGTGGGCTGCCGGTGCACATGTACACGCCGTCGGAAGTCAAGAAGGCGCTGACGGGCAACGGCCGCGCGGACAAGGCGCAGATGACCACCATGGTCACCAGGATCCTGGGGCTGTCCGAACCCCCTAAGCCGGCGGATGCCGCCGACGCCCTGGCGTTGGCCATCTGCCATTGTTGGCGCGCGCCGCTGCTGGCCCGCGCGAAGGAGGCATTGCGATGA
- the ruvA gene encoding Holliday junction branch migration protein RuvA yields the protein MIASVRGTVIDMGASHVVVECGGVGHLVTVTARTAATLTRGEEGFLLTTLVVREDAMTLYGFAAAPEREMFELLQTVSGLGPRLAMAVLQVLDPADVAAAVAGGDAKRLQAANGVGKRMAERMLVELKDKVASFAAPTSADAAGSGAGAADGRPGANAKGPAADADQVVGALTGLGFSEQEASAAVEEVLAADPALDTSAALRASLKALGA from the coding sequence ATGATCGCATCCGTGCGCGGCACCGTCATCGACATGGGCGCGTCCCACGTCGTCGTCGAATGCGGCGGCGTGGGCCATCTGGTCACCGTCACGGCGCGGACGGCGGCGACGCTGACCCGCGGCGAGGAGGGTTTTCTGCTGACCACGCTGGTGGTCCGCGAGGACGCGATGACGCTGTACGGCTTCGCCGCGGCGCCGGAGCGCGAGATGTTCGAGTTGCTGCAGACGGTGTCCGGGCTCGGGCCGCGGCTGGCGATGGCCGTGCTGCAGGTCCTCGACCCGGCCGACGTGGCCGCCGCGGTGGCCGGCGGCGACGCGAAGCGGCTGCAGGCGGCCAACGGCGTGGGCAAGCGGATGGCCGAGCGCATGCTCGTGGAGCTCAAGGACAAGGTCGCGTCCTTCGCCGCACCGACATCGGCGGATGCGGCGGGTTCGGGAGCGGGCGCCGCGGACGGCCGTCCCGGCGCCAACGCGAAGGGCCCGGCGGCCGACGCCGATCAGGTGGTCGGTGCCCTCACGGGCCTCGGTTTCAGCGAGCAGGAGGCCTCGGCCGCCGTCGAAGAAGTTCTGGCGGCGGACCCCGCACTCGATACCTCGGCGGCGCTCCGCGCGTCGCTCAAGGCGCTGGGTGCCTGA
- the ruvB gene encoding Holliday junction branch migration DNA helicase RuvB, with product MSDVERTEFNLTGPRDVDARAQSAEVDAEVSLRPKSLDEFIGQPKVRSQLELVLGGARGRGVTPDHILLSGPPGLGKTTMAMIIAQELGTSLRMTSGPALERAGDLAAMLSNLMEGDVLFIDEIHRIARPAEEMLYMAMEDFRIDVIVGKGPGATSIPLEIPPFTLVAATTRSGMLTGPLRDRFGFTAQMEFYDVPDLTKVVTRAAGILGVEVSADAAVEIASRSRGTPRIANRLLRRVRDFADVHAGGVIDLGAAKAALLVFDVDELGLDRLDRAVLDALVRGHGGGPVGVNSLALAVGEEPGTVEEVCEPYLVRAGMIARTSRGRVATTTAWRHLGLEPPEGAIGLR from the coding sequence ATGTCTGATGTGGAGCGCACCGAGTTCAACCTCACCGGCCCGCGCGACGTCGATGCGCGCGCCCAGTCGGCCGAGGTCGATGCCGAGGTCAGCCTGCGCCCGAAGTCGCTCGACGAGTTCATCGGGCAGCCGAAGGTGCGCAGCCAGCTCGAGCTCGTCCTCGGCGGCGCGCGCGGCCGGGGAGTGACGCCCGACCACATCCTGCTGTCCGGTCCGCCCGGCCTGGGCAAGACGACGATGGCCATGATCATCGCCCAGGAACTCGGGACCTCGCTGCGCATGACGTCGGGCCCCGCACTGGAGCGGGCCGGCGATCTCGCTGCGATGCTGTCGAACCTCATGGAGGGCGACGTCCTCTTCATCGACGAAATCCACCGCATCGCGCGCCCGGCCGAAGAGATGCTCTACATGGCCATGGAGGACTTCCGCATCGACGTCATCGTGGGCAAGGGACCGGGCGCGACCTCCATCCCGTTGGAAATCCCCCCGTTCACGCTGGTGGCGGCGACCACCCGTTCGGGCATGCTCACCGGCCCGCTGCGCGACCGCTTCGGCTTCACGGCCCAGATGGAGTTCTACGACGTCCCCGATCTGACGAAGGTGGTCACCCGCGCCGCAGGCATCCTCGGCGTGGAGGTAAGCGCCGACGCGGCCGTGGAGATCGCATCGCGCTCGCGCGGCACCCCGCGCATCGCCAACCGCCTGCTGCGCCGCGTCCGGGACTTCGCCGACGTCCACGCCGGGGGAGTCATCGACCTCGGCGCCGCGAAGGCGGCGCTGCTGGTCTTCGACGTCGACGAGCTCGGCCTCGACCGGCTGGACCGCGCCGTGCTCGACGCCCTGGTCCGGGGCCACGGCGGCGGGCCCGTCGGCGTCAACTCCCTGGCGCTGGCGGTGGGCGAGGAACCCGGCACCGTGGAGGAAGTCTGCGAACCGTACCTGGTGCGCGCCGGAATGATCGCCCGCACCTCCCGGGGCCGCGTGGCCACCACCACGGCGTGGCGGCACCTCGGCCTCGAACCGCCGGAAGGCGCCATCGGCCTGCGCTGA
- the yajC gene encoding preprotein translocase subunit YajC, with translation MDPILLLILMVVLLALPIWTTFRQNKQLRQIREMQSRLAPGAEVLTGSGQHGIVVAVDEKTVDLEIAEGIVTRWERAAIVRNVNEEEAKAAPQANQPATEPEATNRNATGDDAA, from the coding sequence ATGGACCCGATTCTTCTCCTGATCCTCATGGTCGTTCTGCTGGCGCTGCCCATCTGGACGACCTTCCGCCAGAACAAGCAGCTCCGCCAGATCCGCGAGATGCAGTCGCGTCTCGCCCCGGGCGCCGAGGTGCTCACCGGCTCCGGCCAGCACGGCATCGTGGTCGCCGTGGACGAGAAGACCGTTGATCTGGAGATCGCGGAGGGCATCGTCACTCGTTGGGAACGGGCCGCCATCGTCCGCAACGTGAACGAGGAAGAGGCCAAGGCCGCCCCGCAGGCCAACCAGCCGGCGACCGAGCCGGAGGCCACCAACCGCAACGCCACCGGAGACGACGCCGCCTAA
- the secD gene encoding protein translocase subunit SecD: MASSSRGVNRGFRAKWPQWSLLLFVALLVLTYALVFFTGNREATPKLGIDLQGGTRVTLVPQGEKPTQDQLDQARRILENRVNGMGVTGAKVVADGDTLVITVPGEDSQEARALGQTSQLFFRPVASPGNPDEAALADVAKKMAEDWVSVGLLTPEEANANLKELHEQWGNNTKQRREAFEKQNPGQPVPADLQRDLGEVPTVGVKAAPEPANSVEAAERREKVRDVLLDSRQSDDPTKLFAATTLMRCEDPKAPDPLAGSDDPAKPLVTCDPNNPGGAMLLDPAPLLVGETDQIHGKRLSGDDIDTDAPINGGYNQQAGGVEVSFKFKSGQGDAGAATWTKLTTDYLQRQVAIVLDSQVLSAPRINEATPVGRATSITGNFSIGEAQALANNLRYGALPLSFAGEDGEPGGTATTIPATMGAASLSAGVLAGLVGIGLIVLYALALYRGLGAISILSLAASGAMVYGVLVLLGRWIGYSLDLAGIAGIIISIGTTADSFIVFFERIKDELRTGRTFRSAVPHAWRSARQTILAGNFVSVIAAVVLYTLAVGDVRGFAFTLGLSTVFDIITAFLVTAPLVILATRKFPSLAKPSLNGFGAVMELASDRGANRRKAGRSARTEYQEVK; encoded by the coding sequence TTGGCAAGCTCATCCCGCGGCGTCAACCGCGGTTTCCGCGCGAAGTGGCCGCAGTGGTCGCTGCTGCTGTTCGTGGCCTTGCTCGTGCTGACCTACGCCCTGGTGTTCTTCACCGGCAACCGTGAGGCCACGCCGAAGCTCGGCATCGATCTGCAGGGCGGCACCCGCGTCACCCTGGTCCCGCAGGGCGAGAAGCCCACGCAGGACCAGCTCGACCAGGCGCGCCGCATCCTCGAAAACCGCGTCAACGGCATGGGCGTCACCGGCGCGAAGGTCGTCGCCGACGGCGACACGCTCGTCATCACGGTTCCGGGCGAGGATTCGCAGGAGGCCCGCGCCCTCGGCCAGACGTCCCAGTTGTTCTTCCGCCCCGTCGCCTCTCCGGGCAACCCGGACGAGGCTGCCCTGGCCGACGTGGCCAAGAAGATGGCGGAGGACTGGGTTTCCGTCGGCCTGCTGACGCCCGAGGAAGCCAACGCGAACCTCAAGGAGCTTCACGAGCAGTGGGGCAACAACACCAAGCAGCGCCGCGAGGCCTTCGAAAAGCAGAACCCGGGCCAGCCGGTGCCCGCCGACCTGCAGCGCGATCTGGGCGAGGTCCCGACGGTCGGCGTGAAGGCCGCGCCCGAGCCCGCGAACTCCGTCGAGGCCGCCGAGCGCCGCGAAAAGGTGCGCGACGTCCTCCTGGACTCCCGCCAGTCGGATGATCCGACGAAGCTGTTCGCTGCGACGACGCTGATGCGTTGCGAGGACCCGAAGGCGCCAGACCCGCTCGCCGGTTCCGACGACCCCGCCAAGCCGCTGGTCACCTGCGACCCGAACAACCCGGGCGGGGCGATGCTGCTCGACCCGGCCCCGCTGCTCGTCGGCGAGACAGACCAGATCCACGGCAAGCGCCTGTCCGGCGACGACATCGATACCGATGCCCCGATCAACGGCGGCTACAACCAGCAGGCCGGCGGAGTCGAGGTGTCCTTCAAGTTCAAGTCCGGCCAGGGTGACGCCGGCGCCGCCACCTGGACGAAACTGACCACCGACTACCTGCAGCGCCAGGTGGCCATCGTGCTCGATTCGCAGGTGCTCTCCGCTCCGAGAATCAACGAGGCGACGCCGGTTGGCCGGGCCACCAGCATCACGGGCAACTTCTCCATCGGGGAGGCCCAGGCGCTGGCGAACAACCTGCGCTACGGCGCGCTGCCGCTGAGCTTCGCCGGCGAGGACGGTGAGCCGGGGGGCACCGCGACGACCATCCCCGCGACCATGGGTGCCGCGTCGCTGTCGGCGGGCGTGCTCGCCGGCCTGGTCGGCATCGGTTTGATCGTGCTTTACGCCCTTGCGCTGTACCGCGGCCTCGGCGCCATTTCGATCCTCTCGCTGGCCGCGTCCGGCGCCATGGTCTACGGCGTTCTGGTCCTCCTGGGCCGATGGATCGGCTACTCGCTGGACCTGGCCGGCATCGCGGGCATCATCATCTCCATCGGCACCACCGCGGACTCGTTCATCGTGTTCTTCGAGCGCATCAAGGACGAGCTGCGCACCGGCCGGACGTTCCGCTCCGCGGTGCCGCATGCGTGGCGCAGCGCGCGCCAGACGATCCTGGCGGGCAACTTCGTGTCCGTCATCGCCGCCGTCGTGCTGTACACGCTGGCCGTCGGCGACGTCCGCGGTTTCGCGTTCACCCTCGGCCTGTCCACGGTCTTCGACATCATCACCGCCTTCCTGGTCACCGCGCCGCTGGTGATCCTGGCGACGCGCAAGTTCCCGTCGCTGGCGAAGCCGTCGCTCAACGGGTTCGGCGCCGTGATGGAGCTCGCTTCGGACCGTGGCGCCAACCGTCGTAAAGCGGGCCGGTCGGCCCGCACCGAGTACCAGGAGGTGAAGTAG
- the secF gene encoding protein translocase subunit SecF — protein sequence MSDIRDSARTNSAIAVDERDKAVADRGFFTRLYTGSGGIDVIGKRRKWYRITAALLLLCIGAMAFRGFALGIEFEGGTRMTMPPANVTEEQAQDVFEKSTGVEPKLVQIIGAGDARVLEITSERLGEEKIADARRALFDAFQPVDASGTPSPDAIGDSTVSESWGGSVTERMILAMAAFLALVFAYIAIRFERDMAIAAIAALIVDGIVIAGIYSLVGFEVTPATVIGLLTVLSFSLYDTVVVFDKVRENTAGFRQSTRRTYAEQVNLAVNQTIMRSINTTVSSLLPILALMVIAVGLLGVGTLKDLALVQFIGIIQGTFSSIFLAASILVSLKRRQKAYAAHDRKVAEARESGTAPEFPGSAEGADGALDDDAARLDRPRRPIVTPTAPNRPRPASYFADHGGEDGGDDPRPSTWRPGR from the coding sequence ATGTCGGACATCCGCGACAGCGCACGCACCAATTCCGCCATCGCAGTCGACGAGCGCGACAAGGCCGTCGCCGACCGGGGATTCTTCACCCGGCTGTACACGGGTTCGGGCGGCATCGACGTCATCGGCAAGCGGCGCAAGTGGTACCGGATCACCGCGGCGCTGCTGCTGTTGTGCATCGGCGCGATGGCCTTCCGCGGCTTCGCGCTGGGCATCGAATTCGAAGGCGGCACCCGCATGACCATGCCGCCGGCGAACGTGACCGAGGAGCAGGCGCAGGACGTCTTCGAGAAGTCCACCGGCGTCGAGCCGAAGCTGGTGCAGATCATCGGCGCCGGCGACGCCCGCGTCCTGGAGATCACCTCCGAGCGCCTCGGCGAGGAGAAGATCGCCGACGCCCGCCGGGCCCTGTTCGACGCCTTCCAGCCGGTCGACGCCTCGGGTACCCCTTCACCGGACGCGATCGGCGATTCGACGGTCTCCGAGTCGTGGGGCGGTTCGGTCACCGAACGGATGATCCTGGCCATGGCGGCGTTCCTGGCGCTGGTGTTCGCGTACATCGCCATCCGCTTCGAACGGGACATGGCCATCGCGGCGATCGCGGCGCTGATCGTCGACGGCATCGTCATCGCCGGCATCTACTCGCTGGTGGGCTTCGAGGTGACGCCGGCGACGGTCATCGGCCTGCTGACGGTGCTGTCCTTCTCGCTGTACGACACCGTCGTCGTCTTCGACAAGGTCCGCGAGAACACCGCCGGCTTCCGCCAGTCCACGCGCCGCACCTACGCGGAGCAGGTCAACCTGGCGGTGAACCAGACCATCATGCGTTCGATCAACACCACGGTGTCGTCGCTGCTGCCGATCCTGGCGCTGATGGTCATCGCCGTCGGCCTGCTGGGCGTGGGCACGCTGAAGGACCTGGCGCTGGTGCAGTTCATCGGCATCATCCAGGGCACGTTCTCGTCGATCTTCCTGGCCGCGTCGATCCTGGTGTCGCTGAAGCGCCGACAGAAGGCATACGCCGCGCACGACCGCAAGGTCGCCGAGGCCCGCGAGTCTGGCACCGCTCCGGAGTTCCCCGGCTCGGCGGAGGGCGCCGACGGTGCGCTTGACGACGACGCCGCGCGACTCGACCGGCCGCGCCGCCCGATCGTGACCCCCACCGCGCCGAATCGCCCGAGGCCGGCCAGCTACTTCGCCGACCACGGTGGCGAAGACGGTGGCGACGACCCGCGACCGTCGACGTGGCGGCCGGGGCGCTGA
- a CDS encoding adenine phosphoribosyltransferase → MAYENARAALDDLIRLVPDFPTEGVLFEDLTPVLADPEGFRLIVDEVAEACTGFGADVIGGLDARGFLIGSAVAYRMGLGVLAVRKKGKLPPPVHTESYDLEYGSAALEIPASGLDLTGKRVVLVDDVLATGGTMAAARSLLEKCGATVTGLCAVLEVPGLGGRDKLSELPLYVVNGSGGVNGSGGEPAGETAGAPAVGAENG, encoded by the coding sequence GTGGCATATGAGAACGCGCGGGCCGCATTGGACGATCTGATTCGTCTGGTGCCCGATTTTCCGACCGAAGGCGTCCTCTTCGAGGACCTGACCCCGGTGCTCGCGGATCCCGAGGGATTCCGCCTCATCGTCGATGAGGTGGCGGAGGCGTGCACGGGATTCGGGGCCGACGTCATCGGAGGCCTGGATGCCCGCGGTTTCCTGATCGGCTCGGCGGTCGCGTACCGCATGGGGCTCGGCGTGCTGGCGGTGCGCAAGAAGGGCAAGCTGCCCCCGCCGGTGCACACGGAGTCCTACGACCTCGAGTACGGCTCGGCGGCGCTGGAAATCCCCGCTTCCGGCCTCGACCTGACCGGCAAGCGCGTGGTCCTCGTCGATGACGTGCTGGCCACCGGCGGCACCATGGCCGCGGCGCGTTCGCTGCTGGAGAAGTGCGGCGCGACGGTGACCGGCCTGTGCGCGGTGCTGGAGGTGCCAGGACTCGGCGGCCGCGACAAGCTGTCGGAGCTGCCGCTGTACGTGGTGAACGGGTCCGGCGGTGTCAACGGGTCCGGCGGTGAACCGGCCGGCGAGACCGCCGGCGCACCTGCCGTTGGGGCGGAGAATGGCTGA